The following are from one region of the Takifugu rubripes chromosome 12, fTakRub1.2, whole genome shotgun sequence genome:
- the LOC115251838 gene encoding F-actin-uncapping protein LRRC16A-like yields the protein MTESENVIKPSNIWPGNTDGNTDGNTDGNTDGNTDGNTDGNTDGNTDGNSPCSRQCSAPTTNLEHSFSYLDIQGISSNKPTQLVLQYDRGLWNLHLGSTEEVDEVIAHIGSCLRRISPQGSPVLSGRSRARLIWDRAEASLISTGCVCDFLGIPYREEVQWDVDTIYLTQDTRDLNLQDFIHLENRDLVAITTVLEYNQWFTKVSSKDYKLSTDVCEQILRVVARSSRLEELVLENAGLKSDFAQKLAVALSHNPASMLHTLNLSNNSLEDRGLSALSTQLSKLPMGLKLLNLSRTSTSPKGVNSLCQALCSNPAVATTLKHLDLSGNSLRGDDLPSLQSFLSHSNCLESLDLSNSDCCLEQACSSLLRGSLKHLRVLNMSKTVFSHRKCKEIPSSFKQFFSSALALTTVSLSGTRLSLEALKALLLGLGCNPNLSDVSLDLSCCELRSGGSQILEGCIAEIPNITCLDISDNGLDMDLTTLLVWLAKNRSIKHLSLGKNFNNIKSKNVAQVLGSLVHMIQEEDSPLSSLSLADSKLKGDLSILLNALGSNTSLTKLDISGNAMGDMGAKMLAKALQINTKLRTVVWDRNNVSPQGLQDVAAALEKNFTIRFMPVPIMDAAQALKTNPEKTEDALLKMEQYLLRNHETRKYLQEQAYRLQQGIVMTTTQQMMDMMCVRVQDHLNSLRFSETSLVQEDVKVAKNLMTDAKSSKTLLPSLYHLRSGLSGGMCTGAIQDKLESMAGEVAQVMEEQLQMMLVMMVDAAERLCPHVMAGGNLRQELLKAGAARMTIPHSFISSTLLDQSGMDIINKISEVKLNVASLLSDRILDEILESLSRSQHTLADHVTRRSQPLVRQEAQTETDVVDEVVLKDQKQGHVQDQNRGLEDLDPCMVTPTSKRKSILVRMLRPVSVAFEMEFDLDKALEEVPIHVEDPPPPSTAPQPQGRSAVCLSELPPVELTTLKHCTKTRPKPMKRTKPSRAARESSRRLVTHEAEQNSIMGKLDEGLEDFFYKKVIKLSFKLSSVGGPSPRRRKQQRRSTSPGRAASSTSSNPERPAQRRATELQPSLHRSPPQLLLLPAQLPVLAQ from the exons ATGACTGAGAGTGAGAACGTTATTAAACCCAGCAACATCTGGCCAGGGAACACTGACGGGAACACCGACGGGAACACTGACGGGAACACCGACGGGAACACTGACGGGAACACCGACGGGAACACCGACGGGAACACTGACGGGAACAGCCCATGTTCCCGTCAGTGTTCAGCTCCAACAACAAAC CTTGAACATTCCTTCAGTTACCTGGATATCCAGGGGATCAGCAGCAACAAGCCCACTCAG TTGGTGCTGCAGTATGACCGCGGCCTGTGGAACCTCCACCTGGGCTCCACCGAGGAGGTGGATGAGGTGATCGCTCACATCGGCAGCTGTCTCCGGAGGATCTCCCCCCAAGGATCACCTGT GCTCTCTGGGAGGAGCAGGGCCCGGCTGATCTGGGACCGTGCG GAGGCTTCTCTCATCAGtaccgggtgtgtgtgtgatttcctGGGTATTCCATACAGAGAGGAGGTCCAGTGG GACGTTGACACCATCTACCTGACCCAGGACACCAGAGATCTCAACCTGCAGGACTTCATTCACCTGGAGAACAG gGACCTGGTGGCCATCACCACAGTTCTGGAGTACAACCAGTGGTTCACTAAGGTCTCCAGCAAGGACTACAAACTG TCCACAGACGTGTGTGAGCAGATCCTCCGGGTCGTGGCTCGCTCCAGTCGGCTGGAAGAACTGGTGCTGGAGAACGCTGGACTGAAAAG TGATTTTGCTCAGAAACTGGCCGTTGCTCTGTCACACAACCCTGCCTCCATGTTGCACACACTCAATCTGAGCAACaactccctggaggacagag gTCTTTCGGCTCTGAGCACCCAGCTGTCCAAACTTCCCATGGGTCTGAAGCTCCTGAACCTGTCCAGAACATCCACATCCCCTAAAG GTGTAAACAGTCTCTGTCAGGCGCTCTGCTCGAACCCAGCTGTGGCCACCACGCTCAAACATCTGGACTTGTCAGGAAACTCCCTGAGAGGAGACGACCTGCCG AGCCTCCAGAGTTTCCTGAGTCACTCCAACTGTCTGGAGAGTCTGGACCTGTCCAACAGCGACTGCTGTCTggagcag gcaTGTTCCTCCTTACTAAGAGGATCTTTGAAACATCTTCGTGTCCTCAACATGTCAAAAACCGTCTTCTCTCACag GAAGTGTAAAGAGATCCCGTCGTCCTTTAAACAGTTCTTCAGCAGTGCCCTCGCTCTGACCACAGTCAGCCTGTCAGGAACCAGACTGTCCCTGGAGGCTCTGAA agcTTTGCTGTTGGGACTCGGCTGTAACCCAAACCTGAGTGATGTTTCTCTGGATCTGAGCTGCTGTGAG CTGCGTTCCGGAGGATCCCAGATTCTGGAAGGTTGCATTGCAGAGATTCCCAACATCACCTGCTTGGACATTTCAGACAATG GTCTGGACATGGATCTGACCACCCTGCTGGTCTGGCTGGCCAAGAACCGTTCCATCAAACACCTTTCACTGGGCAAAAACTTCAACAACATCAAGTCTAA GAATGTGGCTCAGGTTCTGGGCAGTCTGGTCCACATGATCCAGGAGGAGGACTCG CCGCTGAGCTCACTGTCGTTGGCTGATTCCAAACTGAAGGGCGACCTCTCCATCCTGCTCAACGCCCTGGGCAGCAACACGTCTCTGACCAAGCTGGACATCAGTGGGAACGCCATGGGGGACATGGGAGCCAAGATGCTGGCCAAAGCCCTGCAGATCAACACCAAACTGAG gactGTTGTGTGGGACAGAAACAATGTCAGTCCTCAGGGACTGCAGGACgttgctgctgctttggagAA GAACTTCACCATCCGGTTCATGCCTGTCCCCATCATGGACGCAGCCCAGGCGCTGAAGACCAACCCCGAGAAGACAGAAGATGCTTTACTGAAG ATGGAGCAGTACCTTCTGAGGAACCATGAGACGCGCAAGTACCTCCAGGAGCAGGCGTACCGCCTACAGCAAGGGATCGTGATGACCACCACACAGCAG ATGATGGACATGATGTGCGTGAGGGTTCAGGACCACCTGAACTCTCTGCGGTTCTCAGAGACCAGCCTGGTCCAGGAGGACGTGAAGGTGGCAAAGAACCTCATGACGGACGCTAAGAGCTCCAAGACG CTGCTGCCGAGCCTCTACCACCTGAGGAGCGGCCTGTCCGGAGGCATGTGCACCGGCGCCATTCAGGACAAGCTGGAGTCGATGGCCGGGGAGGTGGctcaggtgatggaggagcagctgcag atgatgctggtgatgatggtggacgCCGCTGAGCGTCTGTGTCCTCACGTGATGGCGGGCGGTAACCTTcgtcaggagctgctgaaggcagGAGCGGCAAGGATGACCATCCCccacagcttcatcagcagcaccCTGCTGGACCAGTCTGGGATGGACATCATCAACAAGATCAG TGAAGTCAAATTGAACGTGGCCTCGCTTCTGTCTGACCGGATCCTGGATGAAATCCTGGAGTCTCTGTCCAGGTCCCAGCACACACTG gctgatcatgtgaccagaagGTCTCAGCCTCTGGTGCGTCAGGAGGCCCAGACGGAGACCGACGTTGTGGATGAGGTGGTCCTGAAGGACCAGAAACAGGGTCATGTCCAGGACCAGAACCGTGGGTTGGAGGACTTGGACCCCTGCATG GTGACTCCTACATCCAAGAGGAAGAGTATTCTGGTCAGAATGCTGCGACCCGTCTCTGTCGCATTTG AGATGGAGTTTGACCTGGACAAAGCTTTGGAGGAGGTCCCCATCCACGTGGaagaccctcctcctccttcaactGCCCCACAGCCACAGGGCAGAAGTGCTGTGTGTCTCAGTGAGCTCCCCCCTGTGGAGCTGACAACCCTGAAGCACTGCACCAAAACCCGGCCCAAACCCATGAAGAGGACCAAACCCAGCCGAGCAGCT CGAGAGTCGAGTCGTCGCTTAGTGACGCACGAAGCAGAGCAGAACAGCATCATGGGGAAGTTGGATGAAGGCCTGGAAGACTTCTTCTACAAGAAAGTCATCAAGCTCAGCTTCAA ACTCTCCTCCGTCGGAGGTCCCAGCCCCCGCCGCAGGAAGCAACAGAGAAGAAGCACGAGTCCAGGAAGAGCGGCTTCTTCAACCTCATCAAATCCAGAACGTCCCGCTCAGAGAAGAGCCACGGAGCTGCAGCCGTCGCTCCACCGCAGCCCtccccagctgctcctcctccctgctcaaCTGCCTGTATTAGCCCAG
- the carmil1 gene encoding F-actin-uncapping protein LRRC16A, with amino-acid sequence MDQNSELFESVRETVGRTVKLTLRRKVQLEVKGDKVESRVLALASHRAYLLTARLPSKNAAVRTASGKENRGREGGPAGSRKEASFQREPSPGLC; translated from the exons ATGGACCAGAACTCCGAACTGTTCG AGAGCGTCCGGGAGACGGTGGGTCGGACGGTCAAACTGACCCTGAGGCGCAAAGTCcagctggaggtcaaaggtgacaagGTGGAGAGCCGAGTGCTG gctTTGGCGTCTCATCGAGCGTACCTGTTGACAGCACGGCTCCCCTCAAAG AATGCTGCTGTGAGAACAGCCTCGggaaaggaaaacagaggaagagaaggcggacctgcaggcagcaggaaggaagcCTCGTTTCAACGGGAGCCAAGTCCCGGTCTTTGCTGA
- the LOC115251642 gene encoding vegetative cell wall protein gp1-like, translating into MKQEKNTHVRLIGVPVMGLDLLAEMKARQEKMAVKKSTSTLDAADADEVKSNVQPAKEAAESRPEPAPRSKPHCITPRPPSPQGSKPPVEPDGPTGSLGPTSPISSSGSTSVASPTCPTGSTSPTSPTGPTGSSDPSSPSSPTGPTGSSDPSSPTSPTGPTGPTGSSDPSSPIGSRPSSAYISGDSAEAPAKAPLPPPRLKRAPSGQDVESLSSSPAGQDEGGAITEPLSSRVCGQQTVVVSEEIVPFCCCD; encoded by the exons ATGAAGCAGGAGAAGAACACACACGTTCGCCTTATTGGTGTTCCTGTGATGGGCCTGGACCTGCTTGCTGAGATGAAGGCCCGACAAGAGAAGATGGCTGTGAAGAAG TCGACCTCCACGTTGGACGCAGCAGATGCTGATGAAG TCAAATCAAACGTCCAACCTGCCAAGGAGGCTGCTGAGTCCAGGCCAGAACCAGCTCCCAGATCCAAACCACACTGTATCACCCCCAGGCCACCCTCACCCCAAGGATCAAAGCCCCCAGTGGAACCAGACGGTCCCACTGGTTCCTTAGGTCCCACCAGTCCCAtcagttcctctggttccaCCAGTGTCGCCAGTCCCACCTGTCCCACCGGTTCCACCAGTCCCACCAGtcccactggtcccactggttccTCCGATCCCAGCAGTCCCAGCAGtcccactggtcccactggttccTCCGATCCCAGCAGTCCCACCAGtcccactggtcccactggtcccactggttccTCCGATCCCAGCAGTCCCATCGGTTCCCGGCCGAGCAGCGCCTACATCAGCG GTGATTCTGCAGAGGCTCCTGCTAAAgcgccacttcctcctcctcgtctgaAGAGGGCGCCATCAGGACAGGATGTGgagagcctcagcagcagccctgCGGGACAGGACG AAGGTGGCGCCATAACGGAGCCGCTCAGCTCCCGTGTTTGCGGGCAGCAGACGGTGGTCGTCTCTGAAGAGATCGtccctttctgctgctgcgACTGA